The Clostridium chauvoei genome has a window encoding:
- a CDS encoding ribonuclease J — protein sequence MRNEKAKVKIIPLGGINEIGKNITAIEYKNDIVVIDCGLKFPDDDMFGIDLVIPDVSYLLKNKDRVTGIFLTHGHEDHIGALPYILKQLNVPIYGTKLTLGIVETKLKEHGLLSTTTLVRVKPRDVIKLNSVSVEFIKTNHSIADSVAIAIHTPLGVVLHTGDFKIDYTPIDGQPTDFARLAELGKRGVLVMMADSTNVERPGYTMSERRVGESFARIFSKTKGRIIVATFASNIHRIQQIIDAATIYGRKVAVSGRSMENIVAVAIELGYLEFEKDVLVSIDQINKYNNDQVVIITTGSQGEPMSALARMAASEHRKVNLVEGDTVIISATPIPGNEKLVSKVINQLFKKGVDVIYESLAEVHVSGHACQEELKLMQCLVKPRYFIPVHGEYRHLIQHGELAMKLGLPESNVVIVENGDIIEANRQGIRKNGSVISGQVFVDGLGVGDVGNIVLRDRKHLSQDGILTVVVTLSKENNTVVAGPDIISRGFVYVRESEGLMDEAKEIVKNVLKECEEKKITDWASLKSRIRDELRTYLYEKTKRKPMILPIIMEI from the coding sequence TTGAGAAACGAAAAGGCTAAGGTTAAAATTATTCCTTTAGGCGGAATAAATGAAATCGGGAAAAACATAACAGCAATTGAATACAAAAATGATATAGTTGTAATAGATTGTGGATTAAAATTCCCCGATGATGATATGTTTGGTATTGATTTAGTAATACCAGATGTAAGCTATCTATTAAAAAATAAAGATAGAGTAACAGGAATATTTTTAACTCACGGGCATGAAGACCATATTGGTGCATTACCATATATTCTAAAACAATTAAATGTACCTATATATGGCACTAAGCTAACTCTTGGTATTGTGGAAACTAAATTAAAAGAGCACGGATTATTAAGTACAACTACACTTGTACGAGTAAAGCCAAGAGATGTAATAAAATTAAACTCTGTATCAGTAGAGTTTATAAAAACAAACCACTCTATTGCTGACTCAGTAGCAATAGCAATACACACTCCACTTGGAGTTGTACTTCACACAGGAGATTTTAAAATAGATTATACTCCTATTGATGGTCAACCAACTGATTTTGCAAGACTTGCAGAATTAGGAAAAAGAGGTGTATTGGTGATGATGGCAGATTCAACAAATGTTGAAAGACCAGGATACACTATGTCAGAAAGAAGAGTAGGGGAGAGTTTTGCAAGAATATTCTCTAAAACTAAAGGTAGGATTATAGTAGCAACCTTTGCTTCAAATATCCATAGAATACAACAAATAATAGATGCTGCTACAATTTATGGAAGAAAAGTTGCAGTATCAGGTAGAAGTATGGAAAATATAGTTGCAGTTGCTATAGAACTTGGATATTTAGAATTTGAAAAGGATGTACTAGTTAGTATAGATCAAATTAATAAATATAATAATGATCAAGTTGTTATAATAACTACAGGTAGTCAAGGTGAACCAATGTCAGCTTTAGCTAGAATGGCTGCATCAGAACATAGAAAAGTTAATCTTGTAGAAGGAGATACAGTTATTATTTCAGCTACACCAATTCCAGGAAATGAAAAACTTGTTTCTAAGGTTATAAATCAATTGTTTAAAAAAGGTGTAGATGTAATATATGAATCTTTAGCAGAAGTCCATGTATCTGGGCATGCTTGTCAAGAAGAATTAAAACTAATGCAGTGTTTAGTAAAGCCTAGATATTTTATCCCTGTTCATGGTGAATATAGACATTTAATACAACATGGTGAACTTGCAATGAAACTTGGACTTCCAGAAAGTAACGTTGTAATTGTAGAAAATGGAGATATTATTGAAGCTAATAGACAAGGAATAAGAAAAAACGGTTCTGTAATTTCAGGTCAAGTATTTGTTGATGGATTAGGCGTTGGAGATGTTGGAAATATAGTATTAAGAGATAGAAAACATTTATCACAAGATGGTATATTAACAGTAGTTGTTACACTTTCAAAAGAAAATAATACTGTAGTAGCAGGTCCAGATATTATATCAAGAGGTTTCGTTTATGTTAGAGAATCAGAAGGTTTAATGGATGAAGCCAAAGAAATAGTAAAGAATGTGCTTAAAGAGTGTGAAGAAAAGAAGATTACAGATTGGGCAAGCCTAAAATCAAGAATAAGAGATGAACTTAGAACATACTTATATGAAAAAACTAAGAGAAAGCCAATGATATTGCCTATAATAATGGAAATATAG
- a CDS encoding Fur family transcriptional regulator, whose amino-acid sequence MEDITCVDFNLLKEELKQKGYKLTPQRRAIVDSIIENEGEHLTAEEIYDEVKKKCPEIGLATVYRTIILLEELGVICKLDLNDGCSRYELVHKDEAHRHHHLVCNECKSVLEVQDDLLDELEEEIERTYGFKILDHSVKFFGVCKRCQSKHK is encoded by the coding sequence ATGGAAGATATAACATGCGTTGATTTTAATTTATTAAAAGAAGAATTAAAGCAAAAGGGTTACAAGTTAACACCTCAAAGAAGAGCTATTGTAGATTCAATTATAGAAAATGAGGGCGAACATTTAACAGCAGAAGAAATATACGATGAAGTTAAAAAGAAATGCCCTGAAATTGGATTAGCTACTGTATATAGAACAATAATTCTATTAGAGGAATTAGGTGTTATATGTAAACTTGATTTAAATGATGGTTGTAGTAGATATGAATTAGTTCATAAAGATGAAGCACATAGACATCATCATTTAGTATGTAATGAATGTAAAAGTGTTTTAGAAGTTCAAGATGATTTACTAGATGAATTAGAAGAAGAAATCGAAAGAACTTATGGATTTAAAATACTAGATCATAGCGTTAAATTCTTTGGTGTTTGTAAAAGATGTCAAAGTAAACATAAATAA
- a CDS encoding DUF1292 domain-containing protein, translating into MDKDLKQIELYDEDGNLVKLNIVAFFDMINPDTEEKSEYVIVYDEEYTEEDVFALKVDKDEDGEDLLIPVDDEVELAAVQEAYDTIFSDVE; encoded by the coding sequence ATGGATAAAGATTTAAAACAAATAGAATTATATGATGAAGATGGAAATTTAGTAAAACTAAATATCGTTGCATTTTTTGATATGATAAATCCAGATACAGAAGAAAAGTCAGAATATGTTATCGTTTATGATGAAGAATATACTGAAGAAGATGTATTTGCATTAAAGGTTGACAAAGATGAAGATGGGGAAGATTTATTAATCCCTGTAGATGATGAAGTAGAACTTGCGGCAGTTCAAGAAGCTTATGACACTATTTTTAGTGATGTTGAATAG
- the ruvX gene encoding Holliday junction resolvase RuvX — protein sequence MRILGLDVGSKTIGVAISDPLGWTAQGITTIRRSNREKDIEEVKRICKEYSVETIVIGLPKNMNGSIGESGERVLELSEDIKTATGLKIEMWDERLTTVAAHKAMLEADLSRNKRKKIVDKIAATYILQGYLDRISMK from the coding sequence GTGAGGATACTAGGATTAGATGTAGGATCAAAAACTATAGGAGTAGCAATTAGTGATCCATTAGGTTGGACAGCTCAAGGAATAACTACAATAAGAAGATCAAATAGAGAAAAAGACATAGAAGAAGTTAAGAGAATATGTAAAGAATACTCTGTAGAAACTATAGTTATTGGATTGCCTAAAAATATGAATGGAAGTATTGGAGAGTCTGGGGAACGTGTTTTAGAGTTATCAGAAGATATTAAAACAGCTACAGGCTTAAAAATAGAGATGTGGGATGAAAGGTTAACTACAGTTGCAGCCCATAAAGCTATGTTAGAAGCAGATTTATCAAGAAATAAAAGAAAAAAAATAGTTGATAAAATAGCAGCTACATATATTCTGCAAGGATATTTAGACAGAATAAGCATGAAATAA
- a CDS encoding IreB family regulatory phosphoprotein: MNNNLDHTMQFNLNINREDLTKSILTDVYNALQEKGYNPINQLVGYLISGDPSYITSYNGARALLRKLERDEILEEVIKSYLEIK; encoded by the coding sequence ATGAATAATAACTTAGATCATACAATGCAATTTAATTTAAACATTAATAGAGAAGATTTAACAAAATCAATTTTAACAGATGTTTATAATGCGTTACAGGAAAAGGGTTATAATCCAATTAACCAATTAGTTGGATATCTTATTTCTGGAGACCCTTCTTACATTACAAGCTACAATGGAGCAAGAGCTTTACTTAGAAAACTTGAAAGAGATGAAATTTTAGAAGAAGTTATAAAATCTTATTTGGAAATAAAATAG
- the alaS gene encoding alanine--tRNA ligase — translation MKFMGANELRDAYLSFFESKEHLRLESFPLVPKNDKSLLLINAGMAPLKPYFTGLQKPPKTRITTCQKCIRTGDIENVGKTSRHGTFFEMLGNFSFGDYFKGEIIPWAWEFITEVLQIPKEKLYVTIYLEDDESFDIWCQKTNVDTSRIFRLGKDDNFWEIGVGPCGPCTEIHYDRGDGVIKTVEEFLEASEEDRVVEFWNLVFTQFDKDEEGNYNRLAHPNIDTGMGLERIATIMQGVNNIFEIDTVKNILDKVSKLSGVVYGKDSSKDISLRIITDHVKSVTMLISDGVQPSNEGRGYVLRRLLRRAARHGRLLGIKGLFLTDIVESVVENYGEAYPQLKENKDYIEKIVSLEEERFNETIDAGMHILNSYIEKLKESKETTLKGEEAFKLYDTYGFPIELTEEILEDVGMDVDKEAFKKEMEAQRQRARSARGETSYMGSDENPINKIEASINTEFVGYNETKIEGKVLVLADDKSFKDELNAGDKGYIVTDKTTFYAEMGGQVGDKGIIKGQQGEAYVYDTKKNVGGKTVHYVKVNEGKIKVNEIVTLEVNIERRANICKNHTATHMLHEALKEVVGKHVNQAGSYVDEERLRFDFTHFQGLTLEELDKVEELVNRKVMEVFKVETNLMTLEEAKNCGAMALFDDKYGDKVRVVNVGEFSVELCGGTHVCNAGEIGLFKIIGESGVAAGIRRIEAVTGFNAIKFIEEKQRTLKEACEALKCTEKDVLKKISSQTSELKEKDKEIAELKSKLTSGAEDDILKSVKEINGIKVVAYSVSDVDGNALRDLADKVRNKIGSGVVVLLSDVQGKVNLVAMATKDVVSSGVHCGKIIKEVATIVGGGGGGRPDMAQAGGKNPEKINEAVDKTYSIVETLVK, via the coding sequence ATGAAATTCATGGGAGCAAATGAACTAAGAGATGCTTATTTAAGCTTTTTTGAATCAAAGGAACACTTAAGACTTGAAAGTTTTCCTTTAGTACCTAAAAACGACAAGTCTTTATTATTAATAAATGCTGGTATGGCACCTTTAAAGCCATATTTTACAGGACTTCAAAAGCCACCAAAGACAAGAATAACAACTTGTCAAAAATGTATAAGAACTGGTGATATAGAAAATGTAGGAAAAACATCAAGACATGGTACATTCTTTGAAATGTTAGGAAACTTCTCTTTTGGAGATTACTTTAAAGGAGAAATAATTCCATGGGCATGGGAATTTATAACAGAAGTTTTACAAATACCAAAGGAAAAGCTATATGTAACTATCTATTTAGAAGATGATGAATCTTTTGATATATGGTGTCAAAAAACAAATGTAGATACAAGTAGAATATTTAGATTAGGAAAAGATGATAACTTCTGGGAAATTGGAGTAGGACCATGTGGACCATGTACAGAAATTCATTATGATAGAGGCGATGGAGTTATAAAAACTGTAGAAGAGTTTTTAGAAGCTAGTGAAGAAGATAGAGTAGTTGAATTCTGGAATCTAGTATTTACTCAATTTGATAAAGATGAAGAAGGAAACTATAATAGATTAGCTCATCCTAATATAGATACAGGAATGGGATTAGAAAGAATAGCTACTATAATGCAAGGTGTTAATAATATATTTGAAATAGATACAGTGAAAAATATATTAGATAAGGTATCAAAGTTATCAGGAGTAGTTTATGGAAAAGATTCATCAAAGGATATTTCTTTAAGAATAATTACAGATCATGTTAAATCAGTAACTATGCTTATTTCAGATGGAGTTCAACCAAGTAATGAAGGAAGAGGTTATGTACTTAGAAGACTTTTAAGAAGAGCAGCAAGACATGGTAGATTACTTGGAATAAAAGGATTATTCTTAACTGATATAGTTGAATCAGTTGTAGAAAACTATGGAGAAGCTTATCCACAATTAAAAGAAAATAAAGATTATATCGAAAAAATAGTATCTTTAGAAGAAGAAAGATTTAACGAAACAATAGATGCAGGAATGCACATATTAAATAGTTATATTGAAAAATTAAAAGAATCTAAAGAAACTACCTTAAAGGGTGAAGAAGCATTTAAATTATATGACACATATGGATTCCCAATAGAACTTACTGAAGAAATTTTAGAAGATGTTGGAATGGATGTTGATAAAGAAGCCTTCAAAAAGGAAATGGAAGCTCAAAGACAAAGAGCAAGAAGTGCAAGAGGCGAAACTTCATATATGGGAAGTGACGAAAATCCTATAAATAAGATAGAAGCATCAATAAATACTGAATTTGTTGGATATAATGAAACTAAAATAGAAGGTAAAGTTCTTGTATTAGCTGATGATAAAAGCTTTAAGGATGAGCTTAATGCAGGAGACAAAGGGTATATCGTAACAGATAAAACTACTTTCTATGCTGAAATGGGTGGTCAAGTAGGAGATAAAGGTATAATTAAAGGTCAGCAAGGTGAAGCTTACGTTTATGATACTAAGAAAAATGTTGGTGGAAAAACTGTTCATTATGTAAAAGTTAATGAAGGAAAAATAAAAGTTAATGAAATTGTAACTTTAGAAGTTAATATAGAAAGAAGAGCTAATATATGTAAGAATCATACTGCAACGCATATGTTACATGAAGCGTTAAAAGAAGTTGTTGGAAAGCATGTAAATCAAGCAGGTTCATATGTTGATGAAGAAAGATTAAGATTTGACTTTACTCACTTCCAAGGATTAACTTTAGAAGAACTAGACAAAGTAGAAGAATTAGTTAACAGAAAGGTTATGGAAGTATTTAAAGTAGAAACTAACCTTATGACATTAGAAGAAGCTAAAAATTGTGGTGCTATGGCTTTATTTGATGATAAATATGGAGATAAAGTTAGAGTTGTAAATGTTGGAGAATTCTCAGTTGAACTTTGTGGTGGTACACATGTATGTAATGCAGGAGAAATTGGTTTATTTAAGATAATTGGAGAATCAGGAGTTGCAGCAGGTATAAGAAGAATAGAAGCAGTTACTGGTTTTAATGCTATTAAGTTTATTGAAGAAAAACAAAGAACTTTAAAAGAAGCTTGTGAAGCTTTAAAATGTACAGAAAAGGATGTTTTAAAGAAAATATCATCTCAAACTTCAGAATTAAAAGAAAAAGATAAAGAGATAGCAGAATTAAAGAGCAAGTTAACTTCAGGGGCTGAAGATGATATTTTAAAATCAGTTAAAGAAATTAATGGAATTAAAGTCGTTGCATACTCAGTTTCAGATGTTGATGGTAATGCATTAAGAGATTTAGCTGATAAGGTTAGAAATAAGATTGGTAGTGGTGTTGTTGTATTATTAAGTGATGTACAAGGAAAGGTTAATTTAGTAGCTATGGCAACTAAAGATGTAGTTTCATCAGGAGTACATTGTGGTAAAATAATAAAAGAAGTGGCTACTATTGTTGGCGGAGGCGGCGGTGGAAGACCGGATATGGCTCAAGCTGGCGGAAAGAATCCAGAAAAGATAAATGAAGCAGTAGATAAAACTTATTCAATAGTTGAAACTTTAGTAAAATAG
- a CDS encoding AI-2E family transporter, producing MKIYKKYKTLINKIILITLILLSIFIYFKVDTINNIVNIVFIGFIFAYALNPIRNSISERFNISKRISSIILIIFIVTLILIMLYLVVPTILKESLNFGEMLDNIEKYISDLAIKLKINDISFFQSIYTQINEEVNRFLSGFSNNFIENMMGIFENLVSFAIVPIVTYYFLVDGDLIYNKILLILPTEKRVIAKKAINNIDRILSRYIISQLLLSLIIGVLTFIILMIIDVKFAFILAVLNGILNIIPYFGPIIGGIPAVIIALIDSPTKALWTIIGVFLLQQIEGNILSPKITGDSTNMHPIIIIILLLIGEKIGGFAGMVLAVPIGVIIKVIYDDINDYLF from the coding sequence ATGAAAATATACAAAAAGTATAAAACCTTAATAAATAAAATAATTCTAATAACACTCATTTTATTATCAATATTTATATATTTTAAAGTAGATACTATAAACAATATAGTTAATATAGTATTTATAGGATTTATTTTTGCTTATGCATTAAACCCTATAAGAAATAGTATTAGTGAAAGATTTAATATAAGTAAAAGAATATCTTCTATAATATTAATAATTTTTATAGTTACTTTAATATTAATAATGCTTTATTTAGTAGTACCAACTATATTAAAAGAAAGTTTGAATTTTGGAGAAATGCTTGATAATATAGAAAAATATATAAGTGATTTAGCGATAAAGCTTAAAATAAATGATATATCATTTTTTCAATCTATATATACTCAAATAAATGAAGAGGTAAATAGATTCTTAAGTGGATTTAGTAATAATTTTATAGAAAATATGATGGGAATTTTTGAAAATCTAGTTTCTTTTGCTATAGTACCTATAGTAACTTATTATTTTTTAGTAGATGGAGATTTGATATATAATAAAATTTTACTTATATTACCTACAGAAAAAAGAGTTATAGCTAAAAAAGCTATAAATAATATAGATAGAATATTATCAAGATATATAATAAGTCAATTGTTATTATCATTAATAATAGGAGTGTTAACATTTATTATACTAATGATTATAGATGTTAAATTTGCTTTTATACTGGCAGTCTTAAATGGAATTCTTAATATAATACCTTATTTTGGCCCTATTATAGGAGGGATTCCAGCAGTGATTATTGCTCTTATAGATTCTCCAACTAAAGCTTTATGGACAATAATTGGAGTTTTCTTACTTCAACAAATAGAGGGGAATATTTTATCGCCGAAAATAACTGGAGATAGCACTAATATGCACCCTATAATAATTATTATATTATTATTAATTGGAGAAAAAATAGGTGGATTTGCAGGGATGGTTTTAGCAGTACCTATTGGTGTTATAATAAAGGTTATCTATGATGATATAAACGACTATTTGTTTTAA
- a CDS encoding PRC-barrel domain-containing protein — MLKTKDFYLMKVYDIKGKYLGVIEDLCIDFYNAAVKGFFISNFMLLSNKNFASIDDIISLDEVLIVKKIVHFKGLTFRNIKDMDIIDTNNIMKGALEDLLIEKKDLSIKGLIMSSGLFDKMIKGKEILLVNECILGEDFILYHGSESIKFKAIPHKKINENIQKV; from the coding sequence ATGTTAAAGACCAAAGATTTCTATCTTATGAAAGTTTACGATATTAAGGGGAAATACCTTGGCGTTATAGAAGATTTATGTATAGATTTTTATAATGCTGCTGTAAAGGGGTTTTTTATATCTAATTTTATGTTGTTATCAAATAAAAATTTTGCAAGTATAGATGATATTATTTCGTTAGATGAAGTTCTAATTGTAAAGAAGATAGTCCATTTTAAAGGGCTTACCTTTAGAAATATAAAGGATATGGATATTATAGACACTAATAATATTATGAAAGGTGCACTTGAGGATTTACTTATAGAAAAAAAAGACCTTTCTATAAAGGGATTAATTATGAGCTCAGGGCTTTTTGATAAAATGATAAAAGGTAAAGAAATACTTTTAGTAAATGAGTGTATATTAGGAGAAGATTTTATACTATATCACGGAAGTGAAAGTATAAAATTTAAGGCGATTCCTCACAAAAAAATAAATGAAAATATACAAAAAGTATAA
- the mnmA gene encoding tRNA 2-thiouridine(34) synthase MnmA, producing the protein MKKKVVIGMSGGVDSSVAAYLLKEQGYDVIGVTMKHFDDEDSSYVEREGGCCSLSAVDDARRVADKLGIPFYVLNFKEVFKEKVIDYFVQEYIEGKTPNPCIACNKHIKFDEFLRKAKGIGADYVATGHYAKIENRDGRFHLLRADDDRKDQTYALYNFTQEQLSQTLMPCGEYTKDKIREIAKEIGLAVHNKKDSEEICFVTDNNHGGYILRAKPEKVKEGNFVDKEGNILGKHKGIVYYTIGQRKGLGLALGRPVFVTGINPKTNEVIIGSEDDIFRTDLVAKEVNFIAIDTLKEEMEVTAKVRYSAKPAEASISPLPNGRVKVSFKDKQRAITKGQSVVFYNGNDVVGGGVIEKVL; encoded by the coding sequence ATGAAAAAGAAAGTAGTTATTGGTATGAGCGGTGGAGTGGATAGCTCCGTCGCTGCTTACCTTTTAAAAGAGCAAGGTTATGACGTAATAGGTGTTACAATGAAACACTTTGATGATGAAGATAGTAGTTATGTTGAAAGAGAAGGTGGATGTTGTTCTCTATCAGCAGTAGATGATGCAAGAAGAGTAGCTGATAAATTAGGTATTCCTTTTTACGTGCTTAATTTTAAGGAAGTTTTTAAAGAAAAAGTTATAGACTATTTTGTTCAAGAGTATATAGAAGGAAAAACTCCGAATCCGTGTATTGCTTGTAATAAACACATAAAATTTGATGAGTTTTTAAGAAAAGCTAAGGGTATAGGGGCTGATTACGTAGCAACAGGTCATTATGCTAAGATAGAAAATAGAGATGGAAGATTCCATTTACTTAGAGCTGATGATGATAGAAAAGATCAAACTTATGCTTTATATAACTTTACACAAGAACAATTAAGTCAAACTTTAATGCCTTGTGGAGAATATACTAAAGATAAAATAAGAGAAATAGCAAAAGAGATAGGTCTTGCTGTACATAATAAAAAAGATAGTGAGGAAATCTGTTTTGTTACAGATAATAATCATGGTGGATACATATTAAGAGCTAAACCTGAAAAAGTTAAAGAGGGTAATTTCGTAGATAAAGAAGGAAATATCTTAGGAAAACATAAAGGGATAGTTTATTATACTATAGGACAAAGAAAGGGGTTAGGGTTAGCCCTTGGAAGGCCTGTTTTTGTTACTGGTATAAACCCTAAAACTAATGAAGTTATAATAGGTTCAGAAGACGACATATTTAGAACTGACTTAGTAGCTAAAGAAGTTAATTTTATAGCTATAGATACTTTAAAAGAGGAGATGGAAGTTACAGCTAAAGTTAGATATTCAGCAAAACCAGCAGAAGCTAGTATATCTCCTTTACCTAATGGAAGGGTTAAAGTATCCTTTAAAGATAAACAAAGAGCTATAACAAAAGGCCAATCAGTAGTTTTTTATAACGGAAATGATGTTGTTGGTGGGGGAGTTATAGAAAAAGTTTTATAA
- the nifU gene encoding Fe-S cluster assembly scaffold protein NifU, with the protein MIYSDKVMDHFKNPRNVGEIEDANGVGEVGNAKCGDIMKIYLKVEDNIIKDVKFKTFGCGSAIASSSMATELIMGKTIEEAWELSNKAVAEALDGLPPVKMHCSVLAEEAIHKAINDYRKSNGLDVWDFEEHDNIHDHVHGHQE; encoded by the coding sequence ATGATATATAGTGATAAAGTAATGGATCATTTTAAGAATCCAAGAAACGTAGGAGAAATAGAAGACGCAAATGGTGTTGGAGAAGTAGGAAATGCTAAGTGCGGAGATATAATGAAAATATACTTAAAGGTAGAAGATAATATAATAAAAGATGTTAAGTTTAAGACTTTTGGCTGTGGTTCTGCTATAGCATCTTCATCAATGGCTACAGAGCTAATTATGGGAAAAACTATAGAAGAAGCTTGGGAGTTATCAAACAAGGCAGTTGCAGAAGCTTTAGATGGACTTCCACCAGTTAAGATGCATTGTTCAGTATTAGCAGAAGAAGCAATTCATAAAGCTATTAATGATTATAGAAAAAGCAATGGATTAGACGTTTGGGATTTTGAAGAACATGATAACATCCATGATCATGTTCATGGACATCAAGAATAA
- the nifS gene encoding cysteine desulfurase NifS → MKTVYMDYAATTYVKPEVLDEMMPYFTEKFGNPSSFYGISRETKMAIDNSRGKIAKALNCDLNEVYFTGGGSEADNWAIKGIAWAHKKKGNHIITTKVEHHAVLHTCEYLEKNGFEVTYLDVNEEGFIDLEELKNAITDKTILVSIMFANNEIGTIQPIKEIGAICKERKIFFHTDAVQAIGNINIDVKDMNIDLLSLAGHKIYGPKGIGVLYVRKGIRIENLIHGGGQERARRAGTENIASIVGLGKAIELATENLDEHAKKMTVLRDKLIDGLLKVPHTRLNGPRGDKRLPGNVNITFEFIEGESILLSLDFEGVCASSGSACTSGSLDPSHVLLAIGLPHELAHGSLRLTLGDGSTEEDVDYVIEVVPPIIERLRNMSPLWEDYLKKGAK, encoded by the coding sequence ATGAAAACTGTATATATGGATTATGCAGCAACAACATATGTAAAACCAGAAGTTCTAGACGAAATGATGCCATATTTCACAGAGAAATTTGGAAATCCATCATCTTTTTATGGAATATCAAGAGAAACAAAAATGGCTATAGATAATTCAAGAGGAAAAATTGCAAAAGCTTTAAATTGTGATTTAAATGAAGTTTACTTTACAGGTGGTGGTTCAGAAGCAGATAACTGGGCTATAAAAGGAATTGCATGGGCACATAAAAAGAAAGGTAACCATATAATTACTACAAAGGTTGAACATCATGCAGTATTACACACTTGTGAATACTTAGAAAAGAATGGATTTGAAGTTACATATCTTGATGTAAATGAAGAAGGATTTATAGATTTAGAAGAGTTAAAAAATGCTATTACAGACAAGACAATTTTAGTTTCTATTATGTTTGCAAATAATGAAATTGGTACTATTCAGCCAATTAAAGAAATTGGGGCAATATGTAAAGAAAGAAAAATATTCTTCCATACAGATGCAGTTCAAGCTATAGGAAATATTAACATAGATGTTAAAGATATGAACATAGATTTACTATCACTTGCAGGACATAAGATTTATGGTCCAAAGGGAATAGGAGTCTTATACGTAAGAAAAGGTATAAGAATTGAAAATCTAATTCACGGTGGAGGACAAGAAAGAGCACGAAGAGCAGGAACAGAAAATATTGCATCAATAGTAGGTTTAGGAAAAGCTATAGAATTAGCAACAGAAAACCTAGATGAACATGCAAAGAAAATGACTGTTTTAAGAGATAAACTTATAGATGGTTTACTAAAGGTTCCACACACAAGATTAAACGGACCAAGAGGTGATAAAAGATTACCTGGTAATGTAAATATAACATTTGAATTTATAGAAGGTGAGTCAATTTTATTATCCTTAGACTTTGAAGGTGTATGTGCATCAAGTGGAAGTGCTTGCACTTCAGGTTCACTAGATCCATCTCATGTTTTACTTGCAATAGGACTTCCTCATGAATTAGCTCATGGATCATTAAGATTAACACTTGGAGATGGTTCTACAGAAGAAGATGTGGATTATGTAATAGAAGTTGTACCACCAATTATAGAGAGATTAAGAAATATGTCACCATTATGGGAAGACTATTTAAAGAAGGGAGCAAAATAA
- a CDS encoding RrF2 family transcriptional regulator gives MKLSTKGRYGVKAMVDLAIHYGEAPVSIKVISKRQNISEYYLEQLFSPLRKAGLIKSIRGAQGGYVLNKEPQEIKVSDVMYVLEGPIEIADCIEGSECNNIDCCATRLLWKKIKNSIDEVMESITLQDIVNDYTNIKSKNEEIKLVKRSE, from the coding sequence ATGAAACTTTCTACAAAAGGTAGATATGGAGTAAAGGCTATGGTAGATCTTGCTATACATTATGGAGAGGCCCCAGTTTCAATAAAGGTTATTTCTAAAAGACAAAATATATCAGAATATTATTTAGAACAGTTATTTTCACCATTAAGAAAAGCTGGTCTTATAAAAAGTATTAGAGGAGCTCAAGGTGGATATGTTTTAAATAAAGAGCCACAAGAAATAAAGGTATCTGATGTTATGTATGTTTTAGAGGGCCCTATTGAAATAGCTGATTGTATAGAGGGTTCAGAGTGTAACAATATAGATTGTTGTGCTACGAGACTCTTATGGAAAAAAATAAAAAATAGTATCGATGAAGTAATGGAAAGTATTACTCTTCAAGATATAGTTAATGATTACACAAATATTAAAAGCAAAAACGAGGAAATTAAACTTGTAAAGAGGAGTGAATAA